A DNA window from Bradyrhizobium barranii subsp. barranii contains the following coding sequences:
- the bluB gene encoding 5,6-dimethylbenzimidazole synthase, with amino-acid sequence MVEFDDTFRQHLRELFVWRRDVRRFRADPLPAGAIDRLIETACLSPSVGLSQPWRFVVVEDAARRRAVIDDFRACNADALNCYSGERAARYATLKLSGLEQAPGHLAVFADKASDIGHGLGRATMPETTEYSVVAAITAMWLAARADGIGIGWVSILNPQRVHTTLDVPETWKFIAYLCIGYPEVECDQPELEQAKWEHRRGAEEFTLRR; translated from the coding sequence ATGGTCGAGTTCGACGACACCTTCCGCCAACATTTGCGCGAGCTGTTCGTGTGGCGCCGCGACGTGCGCCGCTTCCGCGCCGATCCGCTGCCGGCCGGCGCCATCGACCGCCTGATCGAGACCGCCTGCCTCTCGCCCTCGGTCGGCCTGAGCCAGCCCTGGCGCTTCGTTGTCGTTGAAGATGCCGCACGACGCCGCGCCGTGATCGACGACTTCAGGGCATGCAACGCCGATGCGCTGAACTGTTACTCCGGCGAACGCGCCGCGCGCTATGCCACGCTGAAACTGTCCGGTCTCGAACAGGCGCCCGGTCACCTCGCCGTGTTCGCGGACAAGGCGAGCGACATCGGCCACGGCCTCGGCCGCGCGACCATGCCGGAGACGACGGAATATTCCGTGGTCGCCGCGATCACCGCGATGTGGCTCGCCGCGCGCGCCGACGGCATCGGCATCGGCTGGGTGTCGATCCTCAATCCGCAGCGCGTTCACACCACTCTCGACGTGCCTGAGACCTGGAAATTCATCGCCTATCTCTGCATCGGCTATCCGGAAGTCGAATGCGACCAGCCGGAGCTCGAGCAGGCGAAGTGGGAGCACCGTCGCGGCGCGGAGGAATTCACGCTGCGGCGTTGA
- the cobD gene encoding threonine-phosphate decarboxylase CobD, producing MREHGGNLDLAQQRFGGRAEDWIDLSTGINRLPYPVGEVSPRAWNALPSRAEIESLHQAAQHAYGTSAPIVAMGGAQAAIQLLPQLAPAGRARILAPTYNEYAGVLSIAGWDVQEVGEVGTLAGADLAVVVNPNNPDGRRFAPKDLLALLPRVGRLVIDESFADAAPQLSLASEADRPGLLVLRSFGKFYGLAGLRLGFALGHAVDIAKLAAMSGPWPVSGAAIAIGCRALRDDAWAEATSARLARDCVRLDGMAQAQGWRLVGGASLFRLYETPDALAAQERLAHGQIWSRVFAKQPAWLRLGLPGREAEWTRLAEALAR from the coding sequence ATGCGCGAGCACGGTGGAAATCTCGATCTGGCCCAGCAGCGTTTTGGCGGGCGCGCGGAAGACTGGATCGACCTGTCGACCGGGATCAACCGCCTGCCTTATCCCGTGGGTGAGGTGAGCCCGCGCGCATGGAACGCGCTGCCGTCGCGCGCCGAGATCGAGAGCCTGCATCAGGCGGCGCAGCACGCTTACGGCACAAGCGCGCCGATCGTCGCGATGGGCGGTGCCCAGGCCGCCATTCAATTGCTGCCGCAACTCGCGCCAGCCGGCCGCGCGCGCATCCTTGCGCCGACCTACAATGAATATGCCGGGGTCTTGTCGATTGCGGGTTGGGATGTCCAGGAGGTCGGCGAGGTCGGCACGCTGGCGGGCGCGGATCTCGCCGTCGTCGTCAATCCCAACAATCCCGATGGCCGGCGTTTTGCGCCAAAGGATTTGCTGGCGCTGCTGCCGCGCGTCGGCCGTCTCGTCATCGACGAGAGTTTTGCCGATGCTGCCCCGCAGCTGTCGCTCGCATCCGAGGCGGATCGGCCTGGACTGCTGGTCCTGCGCTCCTTCGGCAAGTTCTATGGTCTTGCCGGCCTGAGGCTTGGGTTTGCGCTCGGCCATGCGGTCGACATCGCGAAGCTCGCGGCGATGTCGGGTCCATGGCCGGTCTCGGGAGCGGCGATCGCGATCGGCTGCCGCGCATTGCGTGACGACGCCTGGGCCGAGGCCACATCAGCGCGTCTTGCCCGGGACTGTGTTCGCCTCGACGGGATGGCGCAAGCACAGGGCTGGCGGCTCGTCGGCGGTGCATCTTTGTTTCGCCTCTATGAGACACCCGATGCACTCGCCGCCCAGGAGAGGCTGGCACACGGCCAAATCTGGTCGCGCGTATTCGCGAAACAGCCGGCATGGCTGCGCCTCGGGCTTCCGGGCCGCGAAGCCGAATGGACGCGCCTTGCTGAGGCGCTAGCGCGCTAG
- the cobS gene encoding adenosylcobinamide-GDP ribazoletransferase has protein sequence MMPRAELLRDVVADLRMAASFVMILPVASSKSAADGAIARATWAIPVAGLMVGLAGALVYKISSRFGLTPNLAALLTLATTALITGALHEDGLADTADGLGGGRTRERKLEIMRDSRIGTYGVCALILSFGLRWSALAAIANPWAVALALCAAHTAARAGVPAFMSLVPPARPDGLSASAGSPPGRSVAIAFAVGTLSLALALGPGKALVSLILLSIAGLMLARLAIRQIGGQTGDILGAFEQTGEILILLVAASFRMGG, from the coding sequence ATGATGCCGCGCGCCGAACTTTTGCGAGACGTCGTTGCCGATCTCAGGATGGCGGCATCGTTCGTGATGATCCTCCCCGTCGCATCGTCGAAGTCCGCGGCTGACGGCGCCATCGCGCGCGCGACCTGGGCAATCCCCGTCGCGGGACTGATGGTCGGCCTGGCGGGTGCCTTGGTCTACAAGATTTCCAGCCGGTTCGGACTGACACCGAACCTCGCCGCCCTGCTCACGCTGGCCACGACCGCGCTCATCACCGGCGCGCTGCATGAGGACGGCCTTGCCGATACTGCCGACGGGCTCGGCGGCGGCCGGACGCGCGAACGCAAGCTCGAGATCATGCGCGACAGCCGGATCGGCACCTATGGCGTCTGCGCGCTGATCCTGTCGTTCGGCCTGCGCTGGAGCGCGCTCGCGGCGATCGCCAATCCCTGGGCCGTCGCGCTCGCGCTGTGCGCCGCGCACACTGCTGCCCGCGCGGGCGTGCCGGCTTTCATGTCGCTGGTCCCGCCGGCGCGGCCTGATGGACTGTCGGCAAGCGCGGGATCGCCGCCGGGCCGCAGCGTCGCCATCGCCTTCGCTGTTGGAACGCTCTCCCTCGCGCTCGCGCTCGGGCCTGGCAAGGCGCTGGTCAGCCTGATCCTGCTGTCCATCGCCGGCTTGATGCTGGCGCGGCTTGCCATCCGCCAGATCGGCGGGCAGACCGGCGACATCCTCGGCGCATTCGAGCAGACCGGCGAGATCCTCATTCTGCTGGTGGCGGCATCCTTCCGGATGGGAGGCTGA
- a CDS encoding ShlB/FhaC/HecB family hemolysin secretion/activation protein, which translates to MRIWGAALGVGLAACCVAPSRAQVPSINPGVIQNDVDRQRRQLEQQSAPPKLSGPAVIGGEREKSQLLKPGGPKFRLRKVEFDSSKFITPAELDEIAKKYVGKNVDIAALLQLVADINAIYTERGIVTGIATLPDQDAKGGIVRVKLTEGRLQQTTIEGNKQTRTDYILQRVKEPEGEVLDVPKLNRDVIWFNRTNDVQIKALLQPGTSFGLTDLQFAVIEPPVDTLQLFTDNQGAENTGRWEGGAFYKRHGLFGVDDRLTFYGVRADGNLNGNAAYSIPVNPWGGRVGVSYTEGKIKIIQGPFVALDVTGRSSQAAVNFSQPIWVTQNWLILLNAAETEGKTVSRFATVSVTDDHYDKATAGLSVTNSGNTYSITVSPAVNYITWHDYVLGNNRAFNTYTGSLIATSAAGPQNFSANVLASWQYTQEKLLPGDQIFSIGGPTTVRGYPSNSASGDSGYYFNAELHYNWSSWLKGFDTYIFTDWGAVYSTFPGITELASVGVGFSWTYASFMTFEANYATPLKMAVSTQNHYEAYGRVIFRPLLMFQKQESPAPVAAAAGKSRS; encoded by the coding sequence ATGCGGATTTGGGGGGCAGCGTTGGGGGTGGGGCTTGCAGCTTGCTGCGTCGCCCCTTCGCGCGCGCAAGTGCCCTCGATCAATCCCGGCGTGATCCAGAACGACGTCGACCGGCAGCGCCGCCAGCTCGAACAGCAGAGCGCGCCGCCAAAGCTGAGCGGTCCCGCGGTGATCGGCGGTGAGCGGGAAAAGTCCCAGCTGCTGAAGCCGGGGGGGCCGAAATTCCGCCTGCGCAAGGTCGAGTTCGACTCCTCCAAGTTCATCACGCCGGCAGAGCTGGACGAGATCGCGAAGAAATATGTCGGCAAGAACGTCGACATCGCCGCGCTATTGCAGCTCGTTGCCGACATCAACGCCATCTACACCGAGCGCGGCATCGTCACGGGCATCGCGACGCTCCCGGACCAGGACGCCAAGGGCGGCATCGTCCGCGTCAAGCTGACCGAAGGCCGGCTGCAGCAGACGACCATCGAGGGCAACAAGCAGACCCGCACGGATTACATCCTTCAACGCGTCAAGGAGCCCGAAGGCGAGGTCCTCGACGTTCCAAAGCTCAATCGCGACGTGATCTGGTTCAACCGCACCAACGACGTGCAGATCAAGGCGCTGCTCCAGCCTGGCACGAGTTTTGGCTTGACCGATCTCCAGTTCGCCGTGATCGAGCCGCCGGTCGACACCTTGCAACTCTTCACCGACAACCAGGGCGCGGAGAACACCGGGCGCTGGGAGGGCGGAGCCTTCTACAAGCGCCACGGCCTGTTCGGCGTCGACGACCGCCTGACCTTCTACGGCGTCCGCGCCGACGGCAATCTCAACGGCAACGCCGCCTACAGCATTCCGGTCAATCCCTGGGGTGGCCGCGTCGGCGTCAGCTATACCGAAGGCAAGATCAAGATCATCCAGGGACCGTTCGTCGCGCTCGACGTCACCGGACGCTCGAGCCAGGCCGCGGTCAATTTCAGCCAGCCGATCTGGGTGACGCAGAACTGGCTGATATTGCTCAACGCCGCCGAGACCGAGGGCAAGACGGTCAGCCGCTTCGCCACGGTCTCCGTGACCGACGACCATTACGACAAGGCCACCGCCGGGCTCTCGGTGACCAATTCCGGCAACACCTATTCGATCACGGTCTCGCCGGCGGTGAACTACATCACCTGGCATGATTATGTGCTCGGCAACAACCGCGCGTTCAACACCTATACCGGCTCGCTGATCGCGACCAGCGCGGCGGGGCCGCAGAATTTCAGCGCCAACGTGCTGGCGAGCTGGCAGTACACGCAGGAAAAGCTGCTGCCGGGCGACCAGATCTTCTCGATCGGCGGTCCCACCACCGTGCGCGGCTATCCCTCCAACTCCGCATCCGGCGACAGCGGCTATTATTTCAACGCCGAGCTGCACTACAATTGGTCGTCGTGGCTCAAGGGGTTCGACACCTACATCTTCACCGACTGGGGTGCGGTCTATTCGACATTCCCGGGGATCACCGAGCTCGCTTCGGTCGGCGTCGGCTTCTCATGGACCTATGCGTCGTTCATGACGTTCGAGGCAAATTACGCGACGCCGCTGAAGATGGCCGTCTCGACCCAGAACCATTACGAGGCCTATGGCCGCGTCATCTTCCGACCGTTGTTGATGTTCCAGAAGCAGGAGAGCCCCGCGCCGGTGGCGGCTGCCGCCGGCAAGAGCAGGTCGTAG
- the cobU gene encoding bifunctional adenosylcobinamide kinase/adenosylcobinamide-phosphate guanylyltransferase, which translates to MAVILITGGARSGKSAHAEKRARSFPGQPIYIATAEALDAEMEVRIAKHRAKRAAVDWIEREVPLDLLQALIETDGAGPRLVDCLTLWLSNIMHAGRDWEHELMKLAAFMGGQKSPVIFVTNEVGLGIVPDNALARSYRDAAGIMNQVIAAVSDEVEFVVAGLPMKLK; encoded by the coding sequence ATGGCCGTCATCTTGATCACCGGCGGAGCACGATCGGGCAAGAGCGCCCACGCGGAAAAGCGCGCGCGCAGCTTTCCGGGCCAGCCCATCTACATCGCGACGGCCGAGGCGCTCGATGCCGAAATGGAGGTGCGCATCGCCAAGCATCGAGCCAAGCGCGCGGCCGTCGACTGGATCGAGCGAGAGGTACCACTCGATCTCCTGCAAGCTCTGATCGAGACCGATGGCGCCGGCCCAAGGCTGGTGGATTGCCTGACCTTGTGGCTCTCCAACATCATGCATGCGGGGCGTGACTGGGAACACGAACTCATGAAGCTCGCCGCTTTCATGGGCGGCCAGAAGAGCCCCGTCATTTTCGTCACCAACGAGGTCGGGCTCGGTATCGTGCCCGACAACGCGCTGGCGCGCAGCTATCGCGACGCCGCCGGAATCATGAACCAGGTCATCGCGGCGGTTTCCGACGAAGTCGAGTTCGTCGTGGCCGGCCTGCCGATGAAACTGAAATGA
- the cbiB gene encoding adenosylcobinamide-phosphate synthase CbiB, whose amino-acid sequence MGFAGAMAMAVAMAVDALLGWPSWLFARIGHPVTWLGRLISAIDAAWNRDSDPPAFRRAAGVAGALLVIAISVAIGWVLQSLLPWGWIEIILAGVLAWPLVALRSLHDHVAAVAKPLQAGDIAAAREAVSRIVGRDPATLDEAGIARAAIESLAENASDGIVAPVFWGALFGLPGILGYKAINTLDSMIGHRSERHEAFGWAAARIDDVANFIPARLTGFLFVLLAARRSEALSCMVRDARRHRSPNAGWPEAAMASALGVRLSGPRIYHGSATDEPWLNEGARDPLAADISRGLTIYRRAMLLLAGLLAVLAFA is encoded by the coding sequence GTGGGTTTTGCGGGGGCGATGGCGATGGCGGTGGCGATGGCGGTGGATGCCCTGCTGGGCTGGCCGTCGTGGCTGTTCGCGCGGATCGGCCATCCCGTGACCTGGCTGGGCCGGCTGATCTCTGCCATCGACGCCGCCTGGAATCGCGATTCCGATCCGCCGGCATTTCGCCGTGCTGCGGGCGTGGCTGGAGCACTTCTGGTGATTGCGATCTCGGTCGCAATCGGCTGGGTACTTCAGTCCTTGCTCCCCTGGGGATGGATAGAGATCATACTCGCGGGTGTGCTGGCCTGGCCGCTGGTTGCGTTGCGCTCGCTCCATGATCATGTCGCTGCCGTCGCGAAGCCGTTGCAGGCCGGCGACATCGCTGCTGCGCGTGAAGCGGTGTCGCGCATCGTCGGACGCGATCCCGCGACCCTCGACGAAGCCGGCATCGCGCGCGCGGCGATCGAGAGCCTCGCCGAGAACGCCTCCGACGGCATCGTGGCGCCGGTGTTCTGGGGCGCGCTGTTCGGACTGCCGGGCATTTTGGGCTACAAGGCGATCAACACGCTGGACTCCATGATCGGTCATCGCAGCGAACGCCACGAAGCTTTTGGCTGGGCCGCGGCACGCATCGACGATGTCGCAAACTTCATTCCGGCGCGCCTGACCGGCTTTCTGTTCGTGCTGCTGGCAGCGCGGCGATCGGAGGCGCTGTCGTGCATGGTGCGCGATGCCCGCCGTCACCGCTCGCCCAATGCCGGCTGGCCGGAGGCGGCGATGGCGAGTGCGCTTGGCGTGCGGCTGAGCGGCCCCCGCATCTATCACGGCAGCGCGACCGATGAGCCCTGGCTCAACGAAGGCGCGCGCGATCCGCTTGCCGCGGACATCAGCCGGGGATTGACGATCTACCGCCGCGCCATGCTGCTGCTCGCCGGCCTCCTTGCGGTCCTGGCCTTCGCGTGA